In a genomic window of Micromonospora cremea:
- a CDS encoding SUKH-4 family immunity protein has protein sequence MSVSLAELTALWGADGVIEVPADLLGDVLTPGVLPAGAALPVEVPILFTADVTAPGMTPFGKLKIEIGDEGPRMYVILGSSPDDAQMLYILDSRNGSVILLDLATPNFEHVNASFAAFVEFLYKLGQLIDTDPGGRARAELAAAIRAELTRVDPSAFTDPESWWSIAFDQLESTAA, from the coding sequence ATGAGCGTGTCGCTGGCGGAACTCACCGCGCTCTGGGGCGCGGACGGCGTGATCGAGGTCCCGGCCGACCTGCTCGGCGACGTGCTCACACCGGGAGTCCTGCCGGCCGGTGCCGCTCTCCCGGTCGAGGTGCCGATCCTGTTCACCGCGGACGTCACCGCCCCGGGCATGACGCCGTTCGGCAAGCTGAAGATCGAGATTGGCGACGAGGGCCCGCGGATGTACGTCATCCTCGGCAGCTCGCCCGATGACGCCCAGATGCTCTACATCCTTGACTCGCGGAACGGCTCGGTCATCCTGCTGGACCTCGCGACGCCGAACTTCGAGCACGTCAACGCCTCGTTTGCTGCGTTCGTCGAGTTCCTCTATAAGCTCGGGCAGCTTATCGACACCGACCCGGGCGGCAGGGCCCGCGCCGAGCTCGCCGCGGCCATCCGCGCCGAGCTGACGCGGGTCGACCCGTCCGCATTCACCGATCCAGAATCGTGGTGGAGCATCGCCTTCGACCAGCTCGAGTCCACCGCCGCCTGA
- a CDS encoding WXG100 family type VII secretion target — MSGFEVEPAALRAGGDQVVGAAERFIGQLESFEAQMAGYGEPWGGDDIGSLIGVVYTGVSAWVLDCIGVAAEEIGAAGSDLTVMADNYESVEHETANAMRDILGILG, encoded by the coding sequence GTGAGCGGCTTCGAGGTGGAGCCCGCGGCCCTGCGGGCAGGCGGTGATCAGGTGGTCGGCGCGGCCGAGCGGTTCATCGGGCAGCTGGAGAGTTTCGAGGCGCAGATGGCCGGCTACGGCGAGCCCTGGGGCGGCGACGACATCGGCTCGCTGATCGGGGTCGTGTACACCGGGGTCTCGGCCTGGGTGCTGGACTGCATCGGTGTGGCTGCCGAGGAGATCGGCGCGGCGGGCAGCGATCTGACCGTGATGGCCGACAACTACGAGTCGGTTGAGCACGAAACCGCGAACGCGATGCGCGACATCCTCGGAATTTTGGGGTGA
- a CDS encoding YbaB/EbfC family nucleoid-associated protein yields the protein MLDATVGALRAVSPPPEDEEAARQRRIGEAADGRVCAEFGADGRLSSLAVDPRLMRLGLAELCDRIVEAVNAAIDSMRSGASVPGAADLTQLTEQLQQVRDTAVPRLSTFLQTLTEAQARMSGGSANR from the coding sequence ATGCTCGATGCCACTGTCGGTGCCCTTCGGGCGGTGAGCCCACCGCCGGAAGACGAGGAAGCCGCCCGGCAGCGGCGGATCGGCGAGGCAGCGGATGGCCGGGTCTGTGCCGAGTTCGGTGCCGACGGTCGGCTTTCGTCGCTTGCCGTGGATCCGCGCTTAATGCGCCTGGGCCTCGCCGAGCTGTGTGACCGGATCGTCGAGGCGGTCAATGCGGCGATCGACTCCATGCGTAGCGGCGCCTCCGTGCCGGGCGCTGCCGACCTTACGCAGCTCACCGAGCAGCTGCAACAGGTCCGGGATACGGCGGTGCCACGGCTGAGCACGTTTCTGCAGACATTGACCGAGGCGCAGGCCCGGATGTCCGGCGGGAGTGCTAACCGGTGA